AGTCAGCGCCGACCAGCAACAATTGCAGGACCCGGCCTTCAAGTCCCTGCCCCGGGATCGGCAAGCGCTGATCATCGACGCTGCGTATCGGCTGGAGCGCTACCGCGCCAACGGTCAGGAGCGTGATCCGCAGCGAGCGCAACGCAGCTTTGAACTGCTGCGGGCGATCAACAAGAACCCGGCGCCGGAGCTGCAAATTCCACAACCGGGCCTGCCCGAAGACGGCCACGAATCACGCACCTGGCAGGCCGGTCTCGGCACCCGCGGTGACCGCGCGTTCGGCGAGTACGGCTTGCGCATGGCCTACCACGACCTCAACGACAACGCCGAGAGTTTCCCCCTCGGCGCGCAGATCGAAATCCTGCAAATGAAGCTGCGCCAGTACGAAGGCAATCATTGGCAGTTCCAGCAACTGGATCTGGCGACCATCCGCTCGCTGACGCCGCGCAATGCGCTGTTACAGCCGTTGTCGTGGCAAGTCACCGGCGGTCTTGAACGTGTACCGGGCAAGCATGATGACGAGACGCTGGTCAGCCACGTCAATGGGGGCGGTGGCGGAACCTGGGCGCTGGGTGACGATGTGCTGGGTTTTGCCCTCGGCACCGTGCGCGTTGAACACAACAATGATTTCGCCGGGTTCGTTTCCCCCGCCGGCGGTTTCAATACCGGCGTACTGTGGAAAAACCCGTTGGGCAATCTCAGTGTGGAGGCCAAAGGCGATTACTTCTTCAATGGCGAAGTGCGCCGCAGCCTGAGCCTGAACCAGCAGTGGGAGTTATCCCGCAACCTCGGCCTGCGCCTCAGCGCCCAGCGTGAATTCAGCCATCTGGCAACACCTGAGACCGAGGTGATGCTTGAGGTGAAGTGGTATCACTACTGAAACGACCTCTGTGGGTGCGAGCTTGCTCGCGATGGCAATCGGTCAGTCGAAATTGAGGTGACTGACACTCAGTCATCGCGAGCAAGCTCGCTCCCACAGGGATTTTCGGTGTTCTACAGATTGCTCACGCGCCTTTCACATACTTCCGACGAATCCGCTTCTAGACTTTCCCTATCAGCCGGAAAACGGCGCGGGAGAGTGTGATGTGGCGGTATGCGGTTTTTGCGGGCGTGTTGCTGTTGTTGGGTGGCTGTCAAAGCACCCACGAAGATCTGATTGCCAAGGGTTATCCACCGGCGTTCGCCGACGGTTTCGATGACGGTTGCATCAGCGGTCGTCAGGCGGCCGGTTCGATCAGCGGCGAATTTCGCAAGAACGTGCCGCGTTATCTCAAGGACAAGCAATACGCCGAAGGCTGGAGCGATGGCTTCCGCCAGTGCCAGGCGATGCTGGAAAACAAGGACCGCGAAGACTATCGCAACGAACATTGGGACGAGCGCGAACGGGCCTGGCAGCAACAGAAGGATCAGGGCGCCGCGCGGGCTTATCGTTCGCAGTAGGTCGTTTCCAGACATCCGCTGAAACCAAATGCCTGCGACCATGGCCCAACGGTTGTCACAGGAGCCCACCATGAGTCGCGCTTTCGTCAACGAAGACAACGCCGCTGCGCAAGCCGATCAACCGGTCGAACGGCAGGTCAGCACCCAGCCCAACTATGTCACGCCGCAAGGGCTCGCGCAGTTGCAGGCGAAAGTCGCCGAACTGCAGATGTTGCACGCCGAACAATCCGCCAAGGGCGAGCAGGCTGACAAACAGCGGCTGGCCGATCTCGAACGGGATTTGTGTTATTTCAATCAGCGGGTCGGCAGCGCTCAGGTCGCGCCGGCCCCAACCTCGACCGACAAAGTGCAGATCGGCAGTTGGGTGACCTACGCCGATGAACACAACACCGAGCGCCGTGTGCAACTGGTCGGCGAAGACCAGGCCGATGCGGCCAACGGCCTGATCAACTGGGCCTCACCGCTGGGCCGCGCGCTGCTTGGCGCCCGGCTCAACGACGAAGTGCTGTGGCAGCGCCCGGCCGGCAATCAACTGATCGAAGTGATTCGCATCGATCTGCCTTAAACCACGCCTTGCGCCAGCATCGCGTCGGCGACTTTGACGAAGCCGGCGATGTTCGCGCCTTTGACGTAGTTGATCCGGCCGTTTTCCTCACCGTAATGCACGCAAGCGTGGTGGATCGACTGCATGATTGCGTGCAGCTTGCTGTCCACCTCGCCCGCCGTCCACAGCAGACGCATGGCGTTTTGCGACATCTCCAGCCCACTGACCGCCACGCCGCCCGCATTCGATGCCTTGCCCGGCGCGAACAGGATGCTGGCCTCGATAAAGATATCCACCGCCTCAAGGGTGGTCGGCATGTTCGCGCCTTCGGCCACGCACACGCAGCCGTTGCGCAACAAGGTGCGGGCGGCTTCGGCGTCGAGTTCGTTCTGGGTGGCGCATGGCAGCGCGATGTCGCACGGCAGAGACCATGGCAAATGACCGGCGCGGAACTCCAGGCCGAATGCCGCCGCCAATTCGCTGATCCGCCCGCGCTTGACGTTCTTCAGTTCCAGCAGCGCCAGCCATTGTTCTTCGCTCAGGCCTGCCTCGCAGTACAACGTGCCTTCGGAGTCGGACAGGGAAATCACCTTGCCGCCCAGATCCATCACTTTGCGGGCCGCGTATTGCGCGACGTTGCCGGAACCGGAGATCGCCACGCGTTTGCCTTCGACGGTCTGCTCGCGGCGCTTGAGCATTTCCTCGGCAAAATACACGCAACCGAAACCGGTGGCTTCCGGGCGGATCAGACTGCCGCCGTAGGTCATGCCCTTGCCGGTCAGCACGCTGGTGAACTGGTTGCTCAGGCGTTTGTACTGGCCGAACAGAAAACCGATCTCCCGTGCGCCGACACCGATATCACCGGCCGGCACGTCCACGTCGGCGCCGATGTGGCGGTACAACTCACTCATGAACGCCTGGCAGAAACGCATGACTTCAGCGTCGCTCTTGCCCTTCGGGTCGAAGTCGGAACCGCCCTTGCCGCCACCCATGGGCAACGAGGTCAGGGAGTTCTTGAAGGTCTGTTCAAAGGCGAGGAATTTCAGCACGCCCATATTCACCGAAGGATGGAAGCGCAAACCGCCCTTGTACGGACCGATGGCGCTGTTCATCTGGATGCGGAAACCGCGATTGACCTGCACCTTGCCCTGATCGTCGACCCACGACACCCGGAACACCACTGCCCGTTCCGGTTCGCAGATGCGCTCCAGAATGCCCGACGTCAGATAGTGCGGATTGGCTTCGAGAAACGGCCACAGGCTGCGCAGGACTTCTTCGACAGCCTGGTGGAATTCGGGTTGATCCGGATCGCGTTTTTTCAGACGGGCGAGGAAGGATTCGACGGATTCGATCATGGGAAAAGTCTCGGCAAATTTGTTGTCGTTGGAGGAGATTGAGCCGGACTGTAACAAACGACATGTACACAGCAACAGACAAAAATGTCGCATTTATGAAAACAAATAGTACACACGTTGTAATTTAAGACCTTCATCGACCGTTACTCCGCTATCGCTGGCAAGCCAGCTCCCACAGAATTCGTGCCTTGCCATGGACGGGTTAACACCGCAAAAACTGTGGGAGCTGGCTTGCCAGCGATTTGGCTAGCGCAGTCTTCACGAAGAATTGCAGGCAAAAAAAAGCGGAGCCCGAAGGCTCCGCTTTTTCATGCAACCAACCTGTGATCAGGCCAGTTTTTTGTGGCGTACCCGGTGTGGCTGGGCCGCTGCTTCGCCGAGGCGCTTTTTGCGATCGGCTTCGTACTCGGTGTAGTTGCCTTCGAAGAACACCGCTTGCGAGTCGTCTTCGTACGCCAGGATGTGCGTGGCCACGCGGTCAAGGAACCACCGATCGTGAGAGATCACAATGGCAGCGCCCGGGAAGTCCAGCAGGGCTTCTTCCAGGGAACGCAGGGTTTCAACGTCGAGGTCGTTGGACGGTTCGTCGAGCAGCAGGACGTTACCGCCCTCCTTCAGGGTCAGCGCCAGGTGCAGACGACCGCGCTCACCACCGGACAGGTCCTTGACGAACTTCTGCTGATCGCCGCCCTTGAAGTTGAAGCGACCGACGTAGGTGCGCGACGGAATCTCGTAGTTACCGATGCGGATCTGGTCGGAACCGTCGGAGATCTGCTGGAACACGGTCTTGCTGCCGTCGAGGTCTTCGCGGCTCTGGTCCACGCAGGCCAGTTGCACGGTTTCGCCGACTTCGATGGTGCCGGAATCCGGGGTTTCCTTGCCCATCAGCATGCGGAACAGGGTCGATTTACCGGCACCGTTACCGCCGATCACGCCGACGATGGCGCCTTTCGGCATGGAGAACGACAGGTTGTCGATCAACACGCGATCGCCGTAGCCCTTGGTGACGTTCTTGAATTCGATGACCTTGTCGCCCAGGCGCGGACCGGCCGGGATGTAGATCTCGTTGGTTTCCGAACGCTTCTGGAATTCCTGCGATTGCATTTCTTCGAAGCGCTGCAGACGAGCCTTGGATTTCGACTGGCGGGCCTTGGCGCCTTTGCGCACCCACTCCAGTTCTTCCTTCATGGCTTTTTCGTGAGCCGATTGCTGCTTGGATTCGGCCGCCAGACGATCGGACTTGGCTTCCAGCCAACCCGAGTAGTTGCCTTCGTACGGAATGCCCGCGCCGCGGTCGAGTTCCAGAATCCAGCCGGCAACGTTGTCCAGGAAGTAACGGTCGTGCGTGATCGCTACCACGGTGCCTGGGAAGTCGTGCAGGAAGTGTTCGAGCCACGCAACGGAGTCGGCGTCCAGGTGGTTGGTCGGTTCGTCGAGCAGCAGCATGTCCGGGGCGGACAGCAGCAGACGGCACAGGGCCACACGACGTTTTTCACCACCGGAGAGGAATTCGACCTTGGCGTCCCACGCCGGCAGACGCAGCGCATCGGCGGCGACTTCCAGTTGACGATCCAGGTTGTGACCGTCGCTGGCTTGCAGGATCGCTTCGAGCTTGGCCTGTTCGGCAGCCAGTTTGTCAAAGTCGGCGTCTTCTTCAGCGTAAGCCGCGTAAACCTCGTCCAGGCGCGCCTGGGCGTTCTTGATCACGCTGACCGCTTCCTCGACCACTTCGCGCACGGTCTTTGTTGGGTCAAGTTGCGGCTCTTGCGGCAGGTAACCGATGTTCAGTTCCGGCATCGGGCGCGCTTCGCCTTCGAATTCGGTGTCGACGCCGGCCATGATCTTCAGCAGCGTGGACTTACCCGAACCGTTGAGGCCGAGTACGCCGATCTTGGCGCCCGGGAAGAAGGACAGAGAAATGTTTTTCAGGATTTCCCGCTTCGGCGGAACAACTTTGCCCAGCCGATGCATGGTGAAGACGTATTGAGCCATGGAGAACCTTGGGTCAGTGACAGATGAATGATTGGAGCGCAGGCGATGCCCGGCCAGACCGATGCGCGTCGTTCACTTGACCACTTGAGGGCCATCAATGCGTGCGCGCTGAAAAAAGTCTGATTCTAGGAGCTGGAACGCTCCCGCGTAACCGGCAAAGCTACCTGAATGACGGAAGGCAGTCCAGCCGAGCGGGGCTGGCACTTAGCCACAACTCAAGGCATGCTAGCCGCCCTTTGGGCGTCCGGCTTATAGTGCACGTCGCGCCAGTCCAGCCAAACCGCAGGATTACAGCTTGTCGAATGTCACTCCGCCTACTTCTGTGAGCAGCACCCCACCGGCGCCCGGCTCGTC
The sequence above is a segment of the Pseudomonas sp. HS6 genome. Coding sequences within it:
- a CDS encoding GreA/GreB family elongation factor, with the protein product MSRAFVNEDNAAAQADQPVERQVSTQPNYVTPQGLAQLQAKVAELQMLHAEQSAKGEQADKQRLADLERDLCYFNQRVGSAQVAPAPTSTDKVQIGSWVTYADEHNTERRVQLVGEDQADAANGLINWASPLGRALLGARLNDEVLWQRPAGNQLIEVIRIDLP
- the gdhA gene encoding NADP-specific glutamate dehydrogenase — its product is MIESVESFLARLKKRDPDQPEFHQAVEEVLRSLWPFLEANPHYLTSGILERICEPERAVVFRVSWVDDQGKVQVNRGFRIQMNSAIGPYKGGLRFHPSVNMGVLKFLAFEQTFKNSLTSLPMGGGKGGSDFDPKGKSDAEVMRFCQAFMSELYRHIGADVDVPAGDIGVGAREIGFLFGQYKRLSNQFTSVLTGKGMTYGGSLIRPEATGFGCVYFAEEMLKRREQTVEGKRVAISGSGNVAQYAARKVMDLGGKVISLSDSEGTLYCEAGLSEEQWLALLELKNVKRGRISELAAAFGLEFRAGHLPWSLPCDIALPCATQNELDAEAARTLLRNGCVCVAEGANMPTTLEAVDIFIEASILFAPGKASNAGGVAVSGLEMSQNAMRLLWTAGEVDSKLHAIMQSIHHACVHYGEENGRINYVKGANIAGFVKVADAMLAQGVV
- the ettA gene encoding energy-dependent translational throttle protein EttA: MAQYVFTMHRLGKVVPPKREILKNISLSFFPGAKIGVLGLNGSGKSTLLKIMAGVDTEFEGEARPMPELNIGYLPQEPQLDPTKTVREVVEEAVSVIKNAQARLDEVYAAYAEEDADFDKLAAEQAKLEAILQASDGHNLDRQLEVAADALRLPAWDAKVEFLSGGEKRRVALCRLLLSAPDMLLLDEPTNHLDADSVAWLEHFLHDFPGTVVAITHDRYFLDNVAGWILELDRGAGIPYEGNYSGWLEAKSDRLAAESKQQSAHEKAMKEELEWVRKGAKARQSKSKARLQRFEEMQSQEFQKRSETNEIYIPAGPRLGDKVIEFKNVTKGYGDRVLIDNLSFSMPKGAIVGVIGGNGAGKSTLFRMLMGKETPDSGTIEVGETVQLACVDQSREDLDGSKTVFQQISDGSDQIRIGNYEIPSRTYVGRFNFKGGDQQKFVKDLSGGERGRLHLALTLKEGGNVLLLDEPSNDLDVETLRSLEEALLDFPGAAIVISHDRWFLDRVATHILAYEDDSQAVFFEGNYTEYEADRKKRLGEAAAQPHRVRHKKLA